One segment of Candidatus Fokinia solitaria DNA contains the following:
- a CDS encoding ABC transporter substrate-binding protein: MNRIFTLFALLIGVPFFISGCGNHDDDTISVAVSSHLPPFTFIEYGQLRGFEIDLITVAARKMGKSVAVKDVGTFDNMFSFVKSGKADVAVGAITIEDAQANSTFHSISYMSGQLGVVLKKGVSLDNINSFIGRNISTQEGVIYEKWAKENFRDSIITKRGNLRISAEELEEEKIQMIVTNLHTACRISRRSYWLYCESIPNTTHEYVIITKNDDKFIKELNATLHKMQEDGEMETIIKRWRMDAEHQCVNSNVN, from the coding sequence ATGAACAGAATTTTCACACTATTCGCATTACTGATAGGTGTTCCCTTCTTTATATCTGGTTGTGGCAATCATGATGACGATACAATATCAGTTGCAGTATCATCTCACTTACCTCCTTTTACTTTCATAGAATACGGACAGCTGAGAGGATTCGAAATAGATTTAATTACAGTCGCAGCAAGAAAGATGGGCAAGAGTGTAGCAGTAAAAGACGTTGGCACTTTTGATAATATGTTTTCTTTCGTAAAATCTGGAAAGGCTGATGTCGCAGTCGGTGCAATTACTATTGAAGATGCACAAGCAAATTCTACCTTCCACTCAATCTCTTATATGTCAGGACAACTAGGAGTAGTGTTGAAAAAAGGAGTCTCGCTAGACAATATCAACTCTTTTATCGGAAGAAATATATCTACGCAAGAAGGTGTGATATATGAAAAATGGGCTAAAGAAAATTTCCGCGACTCAATTATTACAAAAAGAGGTAATCTCAGAATCTCTGCTGAAGAATTAGAAGAAGAAAAAATTCAGATGATTGTCACTAACTTACATACCGCTTGCAGAATCTCAAGACGTAGTTATTGGCTATATTGTGAGAGTATACCAAATACTACGCATGAATACGTAATAATCACAAAAAATGATGATAAATTCATAAAAGAATTAAACGCAACTCTTCATAAAATGCAGGAAGATGGAGAAATGGAGACGATAATTAAAAGATGGAGGATGGATGCAGAACACCAGTGCGTAAATAGCAACGTCAATTAA
- a CDS encoding TlpA family protein disulfide reductase — MKRIFTCMLLCIGILCCNAMAFAEQSILQVVKFDDVREEFKVDKKKFVVFFTSWCGHCKDRLPAVADLVSRTKEAFYFISLDENLEYAENFLKSLKVKKGKNMKFFIFDNEDSIAKFVYQFTPTYSGSVPYLMVLDKDNVLHYEGSLSLNSITSLLGKEIGGVPK, encoded by the coding sequence ATGAAGCGTATTTTTACATGCATGTTGCTGTGCATTGGCATTTTATGTTGTAATGCCATGGCTTTCGCTGAGCAGAGTATTCTACAGGTGGTGAAGTTTGATGATGTGCGTGAAGAATTTAAAGTCGATAAGAAGAAGTTTGTCGTATTTTTCACTTCATGGTGTGGACATTGCAAAGATAGATTACCAGCAGTCGCTGACTTAGTAAGTAGAACTAAGGAAGCGTTCTATTTTATATCGCTTGATGAAAATCTCGAGTATGCCGAAAATTTCCTTAAATCTTTAAAAGTTAAGAAAGGAAAAAACATGAAATTCTTTATTTTTGACAATGAGGATAGCATAGCGAAGTTTGTTTATCAGTTTACTCCGACATACTCTGGTTCTGTGCCTTATCTTATGGTGCTTGATAAAGATAATGTACTTCACTACGAAGGGAGTTTATCGCTAAACAGTATAACATCTCTTTTAGGAAAAGAAATAGGAGGCGTGCCGAAGTAG
- a CDS encoding cation:dicarboxylate symporter family transporter: MTRYIRFLPFKSLFLILLIVGYSCFFSLIPDIVRDIVYTLALHIRNLVMLFIPVLVFVLLANAMYKVQSNATLFVLAVVLLECISNFVAVMYSYFFSAPLLPYFSASITCTTASKAMNLLFDFRIPIPNFWNSKIFIVLGIVIGRVAKIYQYRDAERILESAMHCMTWMMRTFFSKAVIVMIMAFIANFGQRDILSFIGELLGFLSIALSCSATYFILLLLAVLRMKYAEIKEVLKSISYPIMISFTSSSSMIALPYVTESAAKLAKIPNIVRSIIPITIGVQQIGDCILNAVLFSFLSYQFHGTLPSLAVWLEFNFFYVLMRVGMTAVPGGGVISLASVPLLEKYLHFNDDMISLVLVMNILMDEIITALNVGYNIIMSLVMERILLFYGIVKAEK, translated from the coding sequence ATGACTCGTTACATTCGTTTCTTGCCTTTTAAGAGTCTCTTTCTCATATTGCTGATAGTAGGCTATTCATGCTTTTTTTCGCTAATACCTGATATCGTTCGCGATATTGTGTATACGCTTGCGTTGCACATCAGAAATTTGGTGATGCTCTTTATACCAGTACTAGTCTTTGTTTTACTAGCGAATGCTATGTATAAAGTGCAAAGTAATGCCACTTTATTTGTGCTTGCGGTTGTATTGCTGGAGTGTATTTCCAATTTTGTCGCTGTAATGTATTCATATTTTTTTAGCGCACCTCTACTACCGTATTTTAGTGCTTCCATCACTTGTACTACTGCGTCTAAAGCTATGAACTTGCTGTTTGATTTTAGAATACCGATACCGAATTTTTGGAATAGTAAGATATTTATCGTACTTGGTATTGTTATTGGTCGTGTCGCTAAGATCTATCAGTATAGAGATGCAGAAAGGATATTGGAAAGTGCGATGCATTGCATGACTTGGATGATGCGTACATTTTTTTCCAAAGCGGTAATAGTGATGATTATGGCATTTATTGCTAACTTCGGTCAAAGAGATATTTTATCTTTTATAGGAGAGCTTTTAGGCTTTTTATCAATAGCTTTGAGTTGTTCTGCGACATATTTCATTTTACTACTTTTAGCAGTGCTACGTATGAAATATGCTGAGATTAAAGAAGTTCTCAAAAGTATATCATATCCAATAATGATATCGTTTACTTCTTCAAGCAGTATGATCGCGCTTCCATATGTTACAGAAAGTGCAGCAAAACTCGCAAAAATACCTAATATAGTACGTTCTATCATTCCGATTACTATTGGCGTGCAACAAATTGGCGATTGTATACTTAACGCCGTTCTTTTCTCTTTTTTATCTTATCAGTTTCATGGTACTCTGCCATCATTAGCGGTGTGGTTGGAATTTAACTTTTTTTACGTTTTAATGAGAGTAGGGATGACTGCTGTTCCTGGAGGTGGTGTTATAAGCTTAGCTTCTGTACCACTCTTAGAGAAGTATTTACACTTTAATGACGATATGATCTCCCTCGTACTTGTGATGAATATCTTGATGGATGAGATTATTACAGCACTAAATGTAGGGTACAATATCATTATGTCTTTAGTGATGGAAAGAATTTTATTGTTTTACGGCATAGTAAAAGCTGAGAAGTAA
- the tmk gene encoding dTMP kinase, producing MSYFITIEGGEAVGKSTQLQLLSEKLKERNFSTYNTKEPGGTKIGEAIRRVMLSEMVSDPITEMFLLSASRRENVKVIREHLKNEKVVLCDRYIDSSVAYQITVKDGDSDIISKMIEYSTENLIPDLTIILDLEPKVAMERIALSTSHNSVYDMQTYEFHSKVRAAFLKIYEENKGKRNIVLLNSAEDINIVSDTILNEVLNLIKRNTESIEKLLINK from the coding sequence ATGAGTTACTTTATTACTATCGAAGGAGGAGAAGCAGTAGGAAAATCTACGCAATTACAACTACTTTCCGAAAAGTTAAAAGAACGTAATTTCAGCACATACAACACAAAAGAACCGGGAGGAACGAAGATTGGAGAAGCAATCAGAAGAGTCATGTTGAGTGAAATGGTATCAGATCCAATCACTGAAATGTTCTTACTGAGTGCATCAAGAAGAGAGAATGTAAAAGTAATACGAGAGCATCTAAAAAATGAAAAGGTAGTACTATGTGATCGCTATATCGATTCTTCCGTCGCTTATCAGATTACCGTCAAGGATGGAGATTCAGATATTATCTCAAAGATGATAGAGTACTCTACGGAAAATCTGATACCGGATTTGACAATAATATTAGATCTAGAACCTAAAGTTGCTATGGAGAGAATTGCATTAAGTACATCTCATAATAGCGTATACGATATGCAAACTTACGAATTTCACTCAAAGGTCAGAGCTGCATTCTTAAAAATATATGAAGAGAATAAGGGTAAAAGAAATATCGTACTACTGAATAGCGCTGAAGATATTAATATAGTAAGCGATACTATATTGAATGAAGTGTTGAATTTAATAAAACGTAACACAGAAAGTATAGAAAAATTACTCATAAACAAATAA
- a CDS encoding 50S ribosomal protein L25 — translation MYESSYYTDEQYRKPCILVGQKRETTGTSDAKKLRNEGAIPVAVYTREASALLFSVSQKELELAVSKRLLDSRILYIKVDGSEQVVKSVIKCVHRNPITERIISLEMQKFSDGERIRMPLNVKVIDHLLSPGVKKGGFPYLHHRTVDCYCDSANIPNYVQLSVTGMEVGDVKYSSDIVLPDGITLSTFNNLRVLTVYGKKG, via the coding sequence ATGTACGAGAGTTCTTATTATACAGATGAGCAGTATCGCAAGCCCTGCATACTGGTAGGTCAAAAACGCGAAACTACGGGAACTTCTGATGCAAAGAAGCTACGCAATGAAGGCGCAATTCCCGTAGCTGTATATACAAGAGAAGCAAGCGCTTTGTTATTTTCCGTTTCGCAAAAAGAATTGGAATTAGCAGTAAGTAAGAGATTATTGGATTCGAGAATTTTGTACATCAAGGTAGACGGATCTGAGCAAGTTGTAAAATCCGTTATAAAATGTGTCCATAGAAATCCGATTACAGAACGCATCATCTCTTTGGAGATGCAGAAATTCTCTGATGGTGAAAGAATTCGAATGCCGCTAAATGTAAAAGTCATAGATCATTTGCTTTCACCAGGAGTAAAAAAAGGAGGTTTTCCATACTTGCATCATAGAACTGTAGATTGCTATTGCGATTCTGCAAATATTCCTAATTACGTTCAGCTAAGCGTAACAGGTATGGAAGTAGGAGATGTAAAATATTCATCTGATATAGTATTACCAGATGGAATAACGCTTTCTACTTTCAATAATTTGCGCGTTCTCACTGTATACGGTAAAAAAGGATAA
- the rpsD gene encoding 30S ribosomal protein S4, translating to MPETYCFLIVMSYYLAIQNVNIHGGVVTKINTTKCKASRRFGANLTEKADDAYVKRNYPPGMHGRNGYKRSSVYGMQLRAKQMLKAYYCNITEKQFRGIYKKAAKMSGDVGENLIGLLESRLDVIVYRSKYAPTMRAARQLVSHKHVKVNGKYLNVGSAFLQPSDILELTPKALEMQIVQGALSNETKVRPSYITFNGADSSVTFIRKPLLAEVPYPMTVDPQLTIELYSR from the coding sequence TTGCCGGAAACGTATTGCTTTTTGATAGTAATGAGTTATTATCTTGCTATTCAGAATGTGAATATTCATGGCGGTGTCGTGACAAAAATTAATACAACGAAGTGCAAAGCATCTAGGAGGTTTGGAGCAAATCTGACTGAGAAAGCAGATGATGCGTATGTTAAGAGAAATTATCCTCCTGGTATGCACGGAAGAAACGGATATAAACGTTCTTCCGTATATGGCATGCAGTTAAGAGCGAAGCAGATGTTGAAGGCGTATTACTGTAATATTACGGAGAAACAGTTTAGAGGAATCTATAAAAAAGCTGCAAAAATGTCAGGTGATGTAGGAGAAAATTTGATAGGTTTGCTTGAATCTCGTCTCGACGTTATTGTATATAGAAGCAAGTATGCGCCTACGATGAGAGCGGCAAGGCAGTTAGTATCTCATAAGCATGTAAAAGTGAATGGAAAGTATTTAAATGTTGGCAGTGCGTTTTTGCAACCGTCGGACATTCTTGAATTAACGCCAAAAGCCTTGGAGATGCAAATAGTGCAGGGAGCATTATCTAACGAAACGAAAGTCAGGCCTTCTTATATCACATTTAATGGCGCTGACTCTTCTGTAACGTTTATTAGGAAGCCGCTGCTTGCAGAAGTGCCGTATCCTATGACTGTAGACCCTCAACTAACTATCGAGTTATATTCAAGATAG
- the truB gene encoding tRNA pseudouridine(55) synthase TruB, with protein MAKELLKELFTKGCFLFLDKAQGFSSHNALYSLRRLVEDLCLPIKLKVGHGGTLDPLASGILLVAIGKATKLLEYCPSFRKSYDCIVEWQKETDTDDAMGKVVKSCEQVPTEEEIVRILPSFKGTVSQVPPDFSAIKVDGVRLYQKARNGQKITKKPRLVQCYDIKLEKIIAQTKARFKIECGSGYYVRSFAKEIARKLNTYGNVHALRRTDIGTFTISDTLSQKFIYTLWRGIKDATLDKELTEYGLHLLCKSLIPVSTLFNHFSHYVYDGDYDTSFPLDYTKLRITHQPPSTISPLIGDYSEKAVLFSKQNELIAVLNIVDDNLKVEKLLF; from the coding sequence ATGGCCAAAGAACTCTTAAAAGAGCTTTTCACAAAGGGATGCTTTTTGTTCTTGGATAAAGCACAAGGGTTCTCGTCACATAATGCTTTGTACTCCTTGCGGAGACTTGTAGAAGATCTGTGTCTACCAATAAAATTAAAAGTTGGACACGGCGGTACACTGGATCCTCTCGCCTCTGGCATACTACTTGTTGCAATAGGAAAAGCCACAAAACTTCTAGAATATTGTCCTTCTTTTAGAAAGTCATACGATTGCATTGTGGAGTGGCAAAAAGAAACAGATACAGATGATGCCATGGGAAAAGTAGTAAAATCATGCGAACAAGTTCCAACTGAAGAAGAGATAGTGAGGATTTTACCATCTTTTAAGGGTACTGTCTCTCAAGTCCCTCCTGATTTCTCGGCAATCAAGGTAGATGGAGTAAGGTTATATCAAAAAGCTAGAAATGGTCAAAAAATCACAAAAAAACCGAGACTTGTACAGTGTTACGATATAAAATTGGAGAAAATTATCGCACAGACAAAAGCGAGGTTTAAAATAGAGTGTGGAAGTGGATATTATGTACGGTCTTTTGCAAAAGAAATAGCAAGAAAGCTCAATACTTATGGAAATGTGCATGCTTTACGCAGAACAGATATCGGTACATTTACCATCTCAGATACTTTATCTCAAAAGTTCATTTACACGCTATGGCGAGGGATAAAAGACGCTACTTTAGATAAAGAACTTACAGAATACGGCTTACACCTGCTATGTAAAAGTCTCATACCTGTAAGTACATTATTTAATCACTTCTCTCACTACGTATATGATGGCGATTACGATACTTCCTTTCCACTTGATTACACTAAGTTACGTATAACACATCAGCCTCCATCGACTATATCACCACTTATCGGCGATTATTCAGAAAAAGCCGTTTTATTCTCAAAGCAAAATGAATTGATTGCCGTCTTAAATATAGTTGATGATAATCTTAAGGTAGAAAAGCTACTCTTCTAA
- the cysS gene encoding cysteine--tRNA ligase: MILRLTNSYSGKLESFVPFDPANISMYVCGPTVYDTPHIGNLRSAVIYDLLLRVLLSLYPNVTYVRNVTDIDDKIILKAIALNTSASDLALEMEKKYKYDLKRLHCLDPHYEPHATAHLSDMFDVIHILLDKKYAYQNEDGIFFNVNSYEKYGALSHRKIDAMVQGIRNQFTTQKKDIADFALWKSEKHGEEKYSFDSPWGRGRPGWHTECVAMSRKYLGNSFDIHGGGADLLFPHHENELAQAKCINYDAQYARYWLHNGFITVKDEKMSKSLGNIVSLDDVELPIIFGNVMRFFYLSVNYRKPLDYNAIAIKNAFRNVYKISIVVDSLLNNQIIQKYFQNRSYSLEDVTFKKWQEEYNISQKCTEVLKALCDDMNSPLAISYIQRESTLLHQKARASSLHAEECITFLSSLLLFGFSIKEFVEIKAFVEKIEDTAHISREKLIQLAQERQAFRNDKLWAQGDQIKTQIEENGYSISDHEDGSFTLHKKL, translated from the coding sequence ATGATCTTAAGACTCACTAATTCGTATAGCGGTAAATTAGAATCTTTCGTACCTTTCGATCCTGCTAACATTAGTATGTATGTTTGTGGCCCTACGGTATATGATACTCCTCATATAGGAAATCTTAGATCTGCAGTAATATACGATCTGCTTTTGAGAGTGTTGCTTTCTCTATATCCTAACGTCACTTATGTGAGAAATGTCACAGATATAGATGACAAAATCATATTAAAAGCAATTGCGCTCAATACTTCAGCATCTGACTTAGCGTTAGAAATGGAAAAGAAGTATAAGTATGACTTAAAGAGGTTACACTGCTTAGATCCTCATTACGAACCTCATGCTACCGCGCATTTATCTGATATGTTCGATGTAATACACATACTTTTAGATAAGAAATACGCTTACCAAAATGAAGATGGTATTTTCTTCAATGTAAATTCTTATGAGAAATATGGTGCTTTATCTCATAGAAAGATCGACGCAATGGTGCAAGGCATCAGAAATCAATTCACAACACAAAAAAAAGATATTGCAGATTTTGCATTGTGGAAAAGTGAAAAGCACGGAGAGGAAAAGTATTCGTTCGATAGTCCTTGGGGAAGAGGTAGGCCAGGATGGCATACAGAATGCGTAGCAATGAGTAGAAAGTATCTTGGTAATTCATTTGATATACATGGTGGTGGCGCCGATCTGCTATTTCCACATCACGAAAATGAATTAGCACAGGCAAAATGTATCAATTATGATGCGCAATACGCTAGATATTGGCTGCATAACGGATTTATTACGGTAAAAGATGAGAAAATGAGTAAAAGCCTTGGGAATATAGTATCGCTGGATGATGTAGAATTACCGATAATATTCGGCAATGTAATGAGGTTTTTCTATTTATCAGTAAACTATAGAAAGCCGCTAGATTATAATGCTATAGCTATTAAAAATGCATTTAGAAACGTGTACAAAATCTCGATAGTGGTAGATTCGTTACTAAACAATCAAATTATACAAAAATACTTTCAAAATCGCAGTTATAGCCTTGAAGATGTCACTTTTAAGAAATGGCAGGAAGAATATAATATCTCACAAAAATGTACGGAAGTGCTAAAAGCATTATGCGATGATATGAATTCACCACTTGCTATATCTTACATACAACGAGAAAGCACGTTACTACATCAGAAGGCGCGTGCATCATCGTTGCATGCTGAAGAATGTATCACTTTTCTATCATCATTACTTCTATTTGGCTTCAGTATTAAAGAGTTTGTGGAAATCAAAGCATTTGTAGAGAAAATTGAAGATACCGCACATATAAGCCGTGAGAAACTGATACAACTTGCACAAGAAAGGCAAGCTTTCAGAAATGATAAGCTATGGGCGCAAGGAGATCAGATAAAGACTCAAATAGAGGAAAATGGATATTCAATATCAGACCATGAAGATGGAAGTTTTACACTTCACAAAAAACTGTGA
- the mutL gene encoding DNA mismatch repair endonuclease MutL has protein sequence MNRKIRILSPQSISKIAAGEVIENSLSVIKELVENSIDSKATEIVVTVKDAGKSFISVSDNGCGIEKDELHMAFIRHATSKLQDDSIYDIQYLGFRGEALASILAVSDITIITKTEEEDHAWELSLSSLSDEKNALLNDNTITTEIQEKISNLITPKNRAKGTTIEVKGLFAPTPNKLRFLKNNNAELHSILQFMHSIALAYQNCNFKLFSESKLLFDTTRDQFDDDILKQRIIDIFGNEFTNNIAKVSYTGFSREIKINGYVTIPTYTPSIRKQKSIIFVNGRLIHDYSIICFIKAAYSGLIANNLKPLAILFIEIPLQDVDVNIHPHKTEVKFSDITSIKNAVVNAVREALSSPYIAQSLTENQLYSGFDTSYNLSNEYEARDSYKHSNQDKHESTLLPLSARYPIEDFTAMNKAIEERITESQLDDKLYYFGNPICQISNLFIISYNSNTDDLFVIEQHAAHERVMLEKMKDALLHKKKLKMQNLLLPISTEISGTEAMIILEQHDTLLKYGIKIKMMQDKIHIVGIPIILQILPSVSPHEKVIQILNHVIQNSALVKEISETAIIEIYNEVACHSSILKGKSLSKEEMCILLREMERYNFTAQCNHGRPTYIKITHDFLLKIFQR, from the coding sequence TTGAATAGAAAAATTAGAATACTCTCACCGCAATCTATTAGTAAGATTGCTGCAGGTGAAGTAATAGAGAATTCGCTATCAGTGATAAAAGAGCTTGTAGAGAATTCTATAGATTCCAAAGCAACTGAGATCGTTGTCACAGTTAAAGATGCAGGAAAGTCTTTTATATCAGTTTCCGATAACGGATGTGGTATTGAAAAAGATGAATTGCATATGGCCTTTATAAGGCATGCCACTTCAAAATTACAAGATGATAGTATTTATGATATACAATATCTTGGATTCAGAGGAGAAGCTTTAGCCTCCATACTTGCAGTATCTGATATTACAATCATAACAAAAACTGAAGAGGAAGATCATGCGTGGGAGTTATCTCTTTCTTCATTATCAGACGAGAAGAATGCACTACTCAACGACAACACGATCACAACAGAAATACAGGAAAAAATATCAAATCTCATTACTCCTAAAAACAGAGCAAAAGGTACTACAATTGAAGTAAAAGGACTGTTCGCTCCTACACCGAATAAATTGCGATTTCTAAAAAATAATAATGCTGAATTGCATAGCATATTGCAGTTTATGCACTCTATTGCTCTCGCATACCAAAATTGCAACTTTAAACTGTTTTCTGAATCAAAATTACTATTCGATACTACAAGAGATCAATTCGATGATGACATTTTGAAGCAAAGGATAATCGATATATTTGGCAACGAATTCACAAATAATATCGCTAAAGTTTCGTATACAGGATTTTCAAGAGAGATAAAAATAAACGGATATGTAACAATTCCTACTTATACTCCTTCAATAAGAAAGCAAAAATCCATTATCTTCGTAAATGGAAGACTCATTCACGATTATAGTATAATCTGCTTTATCAAAGCAGCTTACAGCGGATTAATTGCGAATAACCTCAAGCCACTCGCGATACTTTTCATTGAAATTCCGCTACAAGACGTAGATGTTAATATACATCCTCATAAGACGGAGGTAAAATTCAGCGATATAACTTCCATAAAAAATGCCGTAGTAAATGCGGTACGTGAAGCGTTATCTTCTCCGTACATCGCTCAATCTCTGACAGAAAATCAGCTATATTCAGGTTTTGATACATCTTATAACTTAAGTAATGAATACGAAGCGCGTGATAGCTATAAACATAGCAATCAAGATAAACATGAAAGTACATTGCTACCTCTTTCAGCGCGGTATCCAATTGAAGATTTCACAGCAATGAACAAAGCAATCGAGGAGAGGATTACAGAGTCACAACTAGATGATAAACTATATTACTTTGGCAATCCTATATGTCAGATATCAAACTTGTTTATAATTTCTTATAACTCAAATACCGATGATTTATTTGTAATAGAACAACATGCAGCACATGAAAGAGTAATGCTGGAAAAAATGAAAGATGCACTCCTTCACAAAAAAAAATTGAAGATGCAAAATTTACTCTTACCTATTTCTACTGAGATATCAGGTACAGAAGCTATGATCATACTTGAACAGCACGATACATTGCTAAAATACGGCATCAAAATAAAGATGATGCAAGATAAAATACACATTGTAGGTATACCGATTATATTACAGATTCTACCAAGCGTATCTCCACATGAAAAAGTGATTCAAATTCTAAATCATGTAATACAAAACTCAGCACTAGTAAAAGAAATTAGCGAAACTGCCATTATAGAGATATACAATGAAGTTGCTTGCCATAGCAGCATCTTAAAAGGTAAAAGCTTATCCAAAGAAGAGATGTGTATACTATTACGAGAGATGGAAAGATACAATTTCACCGCACAATGTAATCATGGACGTCCAACATACATAAAGATAACACATGACTTTTTATTAAAGATATTTCAAAGATGA
- the typA gene encoding translational GTPase TypA, which yields MNYKDIRNVAVIAHVDHGKTTLVSGLLVQSGMDSVVVDHNDLEKERGITILSKCTSLVFNGIKYNLIDTPGHADFGGEVERVLSVVEGVILLVDSSEGAMPQTKFVLSKALKVGLKPIVVVNKIDRQDRRIDGVLDEIVELFMALDATDEQLNFPILYAVGRDGWATLDVNIKTQNFDDLFNVMRDYVPHPVVDESTKEFTMSSVILSSDKYLGKLIIGKVYSGVASVGATLKSINLSGEVVENIKLQKLFEFHGLNKVSVESVAAGDIVCIAGVQKTTISDTICSINNMIPIASIPVDPPTMSVTISVNDSPLAGTEGSKLTSRMILERLEREAETNVAIKLVNDGGDKFILYCRGELQLSIILENMRREGFEVSVSRPEVVMQQDEDGKLEPVEEVVIDVEDEYTGVVIEKLSLRKGEVLEMKAAGYGKTRLILKVPTRGLIGYQSEFRNDTRGTGIMNHCFFGYERFRGKVPGRRNGALISMASGEAVAFALCNLEERGSLFIGAKDKVYEGMIIGECNREGDLDVNPIKGKQLSNVRAAGSDENIRLTPARRMNLEEYLSYIQDDELLEITPANIRIRKKELIASKRKRK from the coding sequence ATGAATTATAAAGATATTCGAAATGTAGCCGTGATAGCACACGTAGATCATGGTAAAACTACTTTAGTAAGTGGATTGCTTGTACAAAGTGGTATGGATAGTGTGGTAGTTGATCATAATGATCTAGAGAAAGAGAGAGGTATTACGATACTTTCTAAGTGTACCTCTCTTGTCTTCAATGGAATAAAGTACAATTTAATAGATACTCCGGGGCATGCTGATTTTGGCGGTGAAGTAGAGCGCGTGTTATCAGTAGTAGAGGGCGTTATCTTATTAGTCGATTCTTCCGAAGGGGCAATGCCACAAACGAAATTCGTACTGTCGAAAGCGTTAAAAGTAGGCCTCAAACCTATTGTCGTCGTAAATAAAATTGATAGACAAGATAGAAGAATAGATGGTGTATTAGATGAAATAGTGGAGTTATTCATGGCATTAGATGCCACTGATGAACAACTTAACTTTCCAATATTATATGCTGTAGGAAGAGATGGCTGGGCTACTTTAGATGTGAATATAAAAACGCAAAATTTTGATGATCTTTTTAATGTAATGAGGGATTATGTGCCTCATCCTGTTGTAGATGAATCTACAAAAGAATTTACCATGTCATCCGTTATACTATCCTCAGATAAGTATCTTGGTAAATTGATTATAGGAAAAGTATATTCTGGAGTAGCTTCAGTCGGTGCTACGCTAAAAAGCATAAATTTGAGTGGAGAAGTAGTGGAGAATATTAAGTTGCAAAAGCTGTTTGAATTTCATGGTTTAAATAAAGTGTCTGTAGAATCAGTAGCTGCAGGAGATATCGTATGCATTGCTGGTGTGCAAAAAACAACTATTTCAGATACAATATGTAGCATTAATAACATGATTCCAATTGCTTCGATACCTGTCGATCCACCTACTATGTCGGTGACAATATCGGTAAATGACTCGCCTCTTGCAGGTACAGAAGGAAGTAAATTAACTTCTCGCATGATATTGGAAAGATTGGAAAGAGAAGCTGAAACGAATGTAGCGATTAAATTGGTAAATGATGGAGGTGATAAATTTATACTGTATTGTCGCGGAGAGTTGCAATTAAGTATCATTTTGGAGAATATGCGCCGTGAGGGTTTTGAGGTATCGGTATCAAGGCCGGAAGTAGTTATGCAGCAAGATGAAGATGGCAAATTAGAACCTGTAGAAGAAGTTGTGATAGATGTAGAAGATGAATATACAGGAGTAGTAATAGAGAAGCTTTCTCTTAGAAAAGGTGAAGTGTTGGAGATGAAAGCGGCAGGTTATGGCAAAACGAGATTAATATTGAAAGTGCCTACAAGAGGATTAATAGGCTATCAAAGCGAATTTAGAAATGATACTAGAGGCACCGGCATCATGAATCATTGTTTCTTCGGATATGAGAGATTCAGAGGTAAAGTGCCAGGACGTAGAAATGGTGCATTAATATCAATGGCAAGTGGAGAAGCAGTCGCATTCGCATTATGCAATTTAGAAGAAAGAGGCAGTCTGTTCATAGGTGCAAAAGATAAGGTGTATGAGGGGATGATTATAGGTGAATGTAATAGAGAAGGCGATCTCGATGTCAATCCTATAAAAGGTAAGCAACTGAGCAATGTACGCGCAGCAGGTAGCGATGAAAATATAAGATTAACTCCTGCGAGAAGGATGAATTTAGAGGAATATCTTTCTTATATACAAGATGATGAGTTATTAGAAATTACACCTGCTAACATAAGAATTAGAAAAAAAGAACTTATAGCGAGTAAGAGAAAGAGAAAATAG